CTGCCCGACGGCGCCGTCGTCGAGGGCGTCACCATCGGCTCGCCGGACGGCCTGGCGGTGCTCCGCCACTCCGCGGCGCACGTGCTGGCGCAGGCCGTCCAGGAGGTCAACCCGAAGGCGCGCCTGGGCATCGGCCCGCCCGTCACCGACGGCTTCTACTACGACTTCGACGTCGAGACCCCGTTCACCCCGGAGGACCTCAAGGCCCTCGAGAAGGTGATGAGCCGCATCGTGCGCGAGGGGCAGACCTTCCGGCGCGTCGAGGTGACGGACGACCAGGCGCGCGAGCTCGCCGCCGACGAGCCGTACAAGCTCGAGCTCATCGGCCTGAAGTCGACGGCCGACACCGCGGGCGAGGGCGCGTCGGTGGAGGTGGGCTCCGGCGGGCTGACCTACTACCAGAACGTGCGCGGCGCGGGCCGGGAGTCGGAGACGGTCGTGTGGCAGGACCTCTGCCGCGGCCCCCACCTGCCCAGCACCAGGCTCATCGGCAACGGGTTCCAGCTCACCCGCTCCGCGGCGGCGTACTGGCGCGGCTCGGAGAAGAACCCGCAGCTCCAGCGCATCTACGGCACCGCGTGGCCGACCAAGGACGAGCTCAAGGCGTACCTGGACCGGGTTGCGGAGGCCGAGCGCCGCGACCACCGGCGCCTGGGCGCCGAGCTGGACCTGTTCTCGTTCCCGGACGAGATCGGCTCGGGGCTCGCGGTGTTCCACCCCAAGGGCGGCATCATCCGCATGGAGATGGAGGAGTACTCGCGTCGCAAGCACGTCGAGGCGGGCTACTCGTTCGTCAACTCCCCGCACATCACCAAGGGCAAGCTGTTCGAGACCAGCCGGCACCTCGACTGGTACGCGGACGGCATGTACCCGCCGATGAAGCTCGACACCGAGTACCACGAGGACGGCACGGTCAAGCGCGAGGGCCAGGACTACTACCTCAAGCCCATGAACTGCCCGATGCACAACCTGGTGTTCGGCGCGCGCGGCCGCTCCTACCGCGAGCTCCCGCTGCGGCTGTTCGAGTTCGGCACGGTGTACCGGTACGAGAAGTCGGGCGTCGTGCACGGCCTGACGCGCGCCCGGGGGTTCACCCAGGACGACGCGCACATCTACACGACCCGCGAGCAGATGCGTGACGAGCTCGCCTCGCTGCTCGGGTTCGTGCTCGACCTGCTGCGCGACTACGGCCTGGACGACTTCTACCTCGAGCTCTCGACGCGGGACCCGGAGAAGTCCGTCGGTGACGACGCGACCTGGGACGAGGCGACCGAGACGCTGCGCGAGGTCGCGACCGGGTCGGGCCTGCAGCTCGTCGACGACCCGGGCGGCGCCGCGTTCTACGGGCCGAAGATCTCGGTCCAGGCCAAGGACGCGATCGGCCGGACGTGGCAGCTGTCGACGATCCAGCTGGACTTCTTCGAGCCGGAGCTCTTCGAGCTCGAGTACACGGCGGCCGACGGCACCCGGCAGCGGCCCGTGATGATCCACCGCGCGCTGTTCGGCTCGATCGAGCGGTTCTTCGCGATCCTCGTCGAGCACTACGCGGGCGCGTTCCCGGCCTGGCTCGCGCCGGTCCAGGTGCTCGCCGTGCCGGTCGCCGAGCCGTTCGAGCCGTACCTGGACGAGGTGGTGGCCCGGCTGCGCGCCCAGGGCATCCGCGCCGAGCTCGACCGCTCCAGCGACCGGTTCGGCAAGAAGATCCGCAACGCCAGCACGCAGAAGATCCCGTTCGTGCTCATCGCCGGCGGCGAGGACGCGGAGGCCGGCGCGGTGTCGTTCCGGTACCGCGACGGCCGCCAGGAGAACGGCGTGCCCGTGGCGGACGCGATCGAGCGCATCGTGGCGGCCGTGCGCGAGCACGCGCAGGTCTGAGCGGATGGTCCAGGACGCGCCGGACGGCGTGCCCGGCGACGCGGTGGTGCAGGACGACACCGCGCTCGCCGGGGTGCCGGACGGCTTCGGGCGGCTCTGGGTCCCGCACCGCATGGCGTACATCGGCGGGGAGAACAAGCCGGCCGACGCGTCGGCGGGTGACGGCTGCCCGTTCTGCCGGGCACCGACGCTGAGCGACGAGGACGGCCTGGTCGTCGCGCGCGGCCGGACGGCGTACGTGCTGCTGAACCTCTACCCGTACAACGGCGGCCACGTGCTGGTCGCCCCGTACCGGCACGTCGCGGACTACACCGACCTCACCGGGGACGAGGTGGCCGAGGTCGCCGAGCTCACCCGCACCGCGATGCAGGTGCTCCGCGCCGTCAGCGCCCCGCACGGGTTCAACCTCGGCATGAACCAGGGTGACGTCGCGGGGGCCGGCATCGCCGCGCACCTGCACCAGCACGTCGTGCCCCGGTGGCCGGGCGACGCGAACTTCCTGCCCGTGATCGGCCGGACGCGCGCCCTGCCCGAGCTGCTGTCCGACACCCGCGCGCGGCTCGCCGCCGCGTGGCCGCCCGCGCCCGCCGGGGACCCGGCCGGCGCCCAGAGAGGATGACCCGCCTGTGCTGAACGGACTGCGGGGAGCCATGACGCGGCTCTTCACGCCGGTGGCCGACGCCCTGCTCAAGCGGGGGGTGTCCCCGGACGCCGTCACGGTCACCGGCACCGTGGCCGTGGTCGCGGCCGCGCTGTGGCTGTACCCGACCGGGCACTTCCTGGCGGCGAGCCTCGTCATCGCGTTCTTCGCGCTGACCGACTCGCTCGACGGCGTCATGGCGCGCCGCGCCGGGCGGTCCGGCCCGTGGGGCGCGTTCCTCGACTCGACGCTGGACCGGTTCGGCGACGCGGCGATCTTCTCCGGCCTCGTGCTGTGGTTCGCGGGGGAGGGCGACTCCCGCTGGGGCCTGGCCGCCGCCCTCGCGTGCCTCGTGACGGGGTCCGTCGTGCCGTACGCCCGGGCGCGCGCCGAGGGCCTCGGGATGACGGCGGCCGTCGGCATCGCGGAGCGCGCGGACCGGCTCGCGACCGTGCTGGTCGCGACCGCGCTGGTCGGCGTCGGCCTGCCGCAGGTGGTCCTGGAGGTCGCGCTGACCCTGCTGGCGGTCGCGGCGCTCGTGACGGTGGTGCAGCGGATGGTGACGGTCCGGCGGCAGGCGGGGGCGGCGGCGTGAGCGCGCCGGCGGACGAGCCGCGGGGCCGGTTCGACGTCGCACGGGTGTTCGCGCTCGGCTGGCGCGTCGTCGGCAAGGTGCCCGACCCGGTGGTGCGGGGCCTGTTCCGCCTCGTCGCCGACGTCGCGTGGGTGCTGCGGGGCAGCGGGGTCCGCCAGCTCGAGGCGAACCTGCGCCGCGTGCGGCCGGACGCCCGGCCCGACGAGCTGCGTCGCCTCACCCTGCTCGGCATGCGCTCGTACATGCGCTACTACGGCGAGGCGTTCGCGCTGGTCGGCGCCACGCAGGACCAGATCGCCGCGCGCGTGCGCCTGGTGGACCCCGGCGAGGTGGTCGGCGAGATCCGGCGTGGCCGCATGGTCGTCATGGCGCTGGGGCACCTGGGCAACTGGGACCTCGCGGGCGCGTGGGCGACGACGCACCTGGGCCGGACGGTGACGGTCGCGGAGCGGCTCGAGCCCGAGGCCCTGTTCCAGGAGTTCCTGCGCTTCCGCGAGGGCATCGGGCTGGAGATCATCCCGCTGTCCGGGGCCGGCGGCGGGGTGTTCCGCGAGCTGGTGCGCGCCGTCAAGCAGGGCCCCGGCGGGCTCGTGCCGCTGCTCGCCGACCGCGACCTGACGGCGCGCGGCGTGGAGGTCGACCTGTTCGGCGAGCGCGCCCGCGTCGCCGCCGGGCCGGCGGCGCTGGCGGTGGCCACCGGCGCCCCGCTGTGCGCCGCCTCGATCACCTACGAGCGGCTGCACGGCGAGCGGCGGCGCCGGGCGGGCACCGCCTGGGGCGTGGTCATCGAGTTCGGCCGGATGCTGACGGTGCCCGAGGACGTGCCGCGCGCCCAGCGGGTCGCCGTCCTCACGCAGGCCTGGGTGGACGACCTGGAGGCCGGCATCGGGCGGGCGCCGCAGGACTGGCACATGCTGCAGAAGGTCTTCGTCGCCGACCTCGACCCCGAGCGGTACGCCCGCACCCGCGCCGCCGCGGGGGAGACGACGGGGGAGGCCGCACCGTGACGCCCGCCGCCGGCCGGCCGCTGCGGATCGGCATCGTCTGCCCGTACTCGTTCGACGTCCCGGGCGGCGTGCAGTTCCACGTCCGGGACCTCGCGGAGGCGCTCATCGCCCGCGGTCACAGCGTGGGCGTCCTCGCGCCCGCGGACGACGACACCCCGATCCCGCCGTACATGACGTCGGCCGGCAAGGCGGTCCCGGTCCGCTACAACGGCGCCGTCGCCCGCCTGACGTTCGGTCCGCTCACGGCGGCGCGCGTCCGGCGCTGGCTCGAGGCCGGGCAGTTCGACGTGCTGCACCTGCACGAGCCCGTGACCCCGTCGCTCAGCATGCTGGCGCTGTGGATCGCCGACGGCCCCGTCGTCGCGACCTTCCACTCCTCGCTCGTGCGCTCCCGGTCGCTGCAGCTCGCGTACCCGCTGGTGCGGCAGTCGCTCGAGAAGATCAGCGCCCGGATCGCGGTGTCCGAGGACGCGCGCCGCACCCTCGTCGAGCACCTCGGCGGCGACGCCGTGGTGATCCCCAACGGCGTCTACGTGGACGCGTTCGCCCGGGCGGGCACGGACCCGCGCTGGGTCGGCACCCCCGAGAGGCCGACCGTGGTGTTCCTCGGCCGCCTGGACGAGTCCCGCAAGGGCCTGCCGGTGCTGCTCGACGCGGTCCCGGCGGTCCGGCGGGCGTTCCCCGGGGTCCGGTTCCTGGTCGCCGGCCGCGGCGAGACCGGCCCCGAGGAGGCGCGCGAGCTGCTCGGGGACGACGCGGAGGCCGTCGAGTTCCTGGGCGGCGTCAGCGACGAGGACAAGGCGCGTCTCCTGGCGTCGGCCGACGTCTACTGCGCGCCCCAGACCGGCGGCGAGTCGTTCGGGATCGTGCTCGTGGAGGCGATGAGCGCCGGCACGGCGGTCGTGGCCTCGGACCTCGGGGCGTTCCGCCGGGTGCTCGACGACGGCCGGGCCGGCGTGCTGTTCCGCACCGGCGACTCCGCGGACCTCGCCCGCACGCTCGGTGACCTGCTGGCCGACCCGGACCGTCGCGCACGCGTCGCGGCGGCGGGGGAGGCGGCCGTCGGCCGGTACGACTGGTCGTCGGTCACCCACGAGGTGCTGACGGTGTACGAGATGGCGGTGGAGGGCAGCGAGGCGCCCGTCGGCGAGGACCCGACGTCCCGCCGCGGCGCGCGGCTCGACGTGCTGCGCCGGCGGAGGGGTGACGAGTGAGCTGGTCCGAGACGGCCGTCCTGGTGGTGGCCGTGGTGCTGCTGGTGGTCTGGTGGTCGTGGGTGGCCGCGTCCCGGATCGACCGGCTGCACCGCAAGGTCGCGGCGTCGCGCGCCGTCGTCGACACGCAGCTGCTCCGGCGTGCCTCCGCGGCGTCCACGCTCGCCGCGTCCGGCGTGCTCGACCCCGTGAGCAGCGTGCTCGTGGGCGAGGCGTCGTGGGCGTCCATCACCGCGGGCGACGCGCAGACGCAGGGCATGGCGCGCCTGCCGGCCGAGCTGCGCGGCACGGCCCGTGCGGGCACCGGCAGCCCCGACGTCGCCGACCGGGGCCTGGTGGAGAGCGAGCTGTCCGCGACGCTGCGCGAGGCCCTCGCCGACCCGCAGGAGGTCGCGGAGCTGCGCGAGGAGCCGGGCGCGGCCGAGCTGCTCGCCGCGCTGGCCGACGCCTGGTACCGCGTGCAGCTCGCCCGGCGCTTCCACAACGAGGCCGTCGCCCAGGCGCAGCGCATGCGCCGCGGCTGGGCGGTCCGCACGCTGCGGCTCGCCGGGCGCGCGCCCATGCCGCAGACGCTCGAGCTCGACGACGCGTGGCCGCCGGCGCTGGGCCGGCCGGGAGCGCCGCCCGCCGCACCCTGAGCCGGTCGCCCGCCCCGGGGCAGCGGGCCGCCGGTCGCCACCGGCCGCCCGGGCGCACGGGCGGCGACACCGTCCTCCGAGGCGCGGACGGCACCGCGACGGCCCCTCCGCCGCGACTACGATGACCGAGGAACCCATCCCCCTCCCGAACTGCGAGGCCACCGTGACCAGCGACACCACCCCCTCCGCCCCCGCCGACGCGCCCGCGGTCGGCACCGCCCGCGTCAAGCGCGGCATGGCGGAGATGCTCAAGGGCGGCGTGATCATGGACGTCGTCACCCCGGAGCAGGCGAAGATCGCCGAGGACGCCGGCGCGGTGGCCGTCATGGCGCTGGAGCGCGTGCCCGCCGACATCCGCGCCCAGGGCGGCGTCGCCCGCATGAGCGACCCCGACCTGGTCGACGGCATCGTCAACGCGGTGTCCATCCCCGTGATGGCCAAGGCCCGCATCGGCCACTTCGTCGAGGCGCAGGTGCTCCAGGCGCTCGGCGTCGACTACGTGGACGAGTCGGAGGTGCTGACCCCGGCCGACTACGCGCACCACATCGACAAGTGGCAGTTCACCGTGCCGTTCGTGTGCGGCGCCACCAACCTCGGCGAGGCGCTGCGGCGCATCACCGAGGGCGCGGCGATGATCCGCTCCAAGGGCGAGGCCGGCACCGGCGACGTGTCGAACGCCACGACGCACATGCGGACCATCCGCGACGAGATCCGCCGCCTGTCCTCGCTGCCGGAGGACGAGCTGTTCCTCGCCGCCAAGGAGCTCCAGGCGCCGTACGACCTGGTGGTCGAGGTCGCCCGGGCCGGCAAGCTGCCGGTCGTGCTGTTCACGGCGGGCGGCATCGCGACCCCCGCGGACGCGGCGATGATGCGCCAGCTCGGCGCCGAGGGCGTGTTCGTCGGATCCGGCATCTTCAAGTCGGGCAACCCGGCTCAGCGCGCCGCGGCGATCGTCAAGGCGACGACGTTCTACGACGACCCCGACGTGATCGCCAAGGTCTCGCGCGGCCTGGGTGAGGCGATGGTCGGCATCAACGTCGACGACGTGCCGGTGCCGCACCGTCTGGCCGAGCGCGGCTGGTGACCGGACCGCTGCCGTCCGACGGCCCGTCGACCCCCGCGGGGGCCGGCGGGCCGTCGCCGTCCGCGACCGCGTCGGCGCTCGGTGCCGACTGGGTGCTGGGGGAGGACGGCCTGCGGTTCCGGCGGGCCGCCCGCGTGCTGCTGCTCGACGCGGACGACCGGTTGCTGCTGGTGCGCGGGCACGACGCCGACCAGCCGGAGCGGTCCTGGTGGTTCACGGTCGGCGGGGGCATCGACCCGGGGGAGGACGAGAGGGCCGCAGCGCTGCGGGAGCTGCGCGAGGAGACCGGGCTGCTGCTGGACGACGGGGCGCTGGTGGGGC
This is a stretch of genomic DNA from Cellulomonas sp. ES6. It encodes these proteins:
- a CDS encoding phosphatidylinositol mannoside acyltransferase; the encoded protein is MSAPADEPRGRFDVARVFALGWRVVGKVPDPVVRGLFRLVADVAWVLRGSGVRQLEANLRRVRPDARPDELRRLTLLGMRSYMRYYGEAFALVGATQDQIAARVRLVDPGEVVGEIRRGRMVVMALGHLGNWDLAGAWATTHLGRTVTVAERLEPEALFQEFLRFREGIGLEIIPLSGAGGGVFRELVRAVKQGPGGLVPLLADRDLTARGVEVDLFGERARVAAGPAALAVATGAPLCAASITYERLHGERRRRAGTAWGVVIEFGRMLTVPEDVPRAQRVAVLTQAWVDDLEAGIGRAPQDWHMLQKVFVADLDPERYARTRAAAGETTGEAAP
- the pgsA gene encoding phosphatidylinositol phosphate synthase, yielding MLNGLRGAMTRLFTPVADALLKRGVSPDAVTVTGTVAVVAAALWLYPTGHFLAASLVIAFFALTDSLDGVMARRAGRSGPWGAFLDSTLDRFGDAAIFSGLVLWFAGEGDSRWGLAAALACLVTGSVVPYARARAEGLGMTAAVGIAERADRLATVLVATALVGVGLPQVVLEVALTLLAVAALVTVVQRMVTVRRQAGAAA
- a CDS encoding glycosyltransferase family 4 protein; this encodes MRIGIVCPYSFDVPGGVQFHVRDLAEALIARGHSVGVLAPADDDTPIPPYMTSAGKAVPVRYNGAVARLTFGPLTAARVRRWLEAGQFDVLHLHEPVTPSLSMLALWIADGPVVATFHSSLVRSRSLQLAYPLVRQSLEKISARIAVSEDARRTLVEHLGGDAVVIPNGVYVDAFARAGTDPRWVGTPERPTVVFLGRLDESRKGLPVLLDAVPAVRRAFPGVRFLVAGRGETGPEEARELLGDDAEAVEFLGGVSDEDKARLLASADVYCAPQTGGESFGIVLVEAMSAGTAVVASDLGAFRRVLDDGRAGVLFRTGDSADLARTLGDLLADPDRRARVAAAGEAAVGRYDWSSVTHEVLTVYEMAVEGSEAPVGEDPTSRRGARLDVLRRRRGDE
- the thrS gene encoding threonine--tRNA ligase, whose translation is MSELISLTVDGTRTTAETGTTGTDLFADRRDVVVARVDGELWDLSRPLPDGAVVEGVTIGSPDGLAVLRHSAAHVLAQAVQEVNPKARLGIGPPVTDGFYYDFDVETPFTPEDLKALEKVMSRIVREGQTFRRVEVTDDQARELAADEPYKLELIGLKSTADTAGEGASVEVGSGGLTYYQNVRGAGRESETVVWQDLCRGPHLPSTRLIGNGFQLTRSAAAYWRGSEKNPQLQRIYGTAWPTKDELKAYLDRVAEAERRDHRRLGAELDLFSFPDEIGSGLAVFHPKGGIIRMEMEEYSRRKHVEAGYSFVNSPHITKGKLFETSRHLDWYADGMYPPMKLDTEYHEDGTVKREGQDYYLKPMNCPMHNLVFGARGRSYRELPLRLFEFGTVYRYEKSGVVHGLTRARGFTQDDAHIYTTREQMRDELASLLGFVLDLLRDYGLDDFYLELSTRDPEKSVGDDATWDEATETLREVATGSGLQLVDDPGGAAFYGPKISVQAKDAIGRTWQLSTIQLDFFEPELFELEYTAADGTRQRPVMIHRALFGSIERFFAILVEHYAGAFPAWLAPVQVLAVPVAEPFEPYLDEVVARLRAQGIRAELDRSSDRFGKKIRNASTQKIPFVLIAGGEDAEAGAVSFRYRDGRQENGVPVADAIERIVAAVREHAQV
- a CDS encoding HIT domain-containing protein: MVQDAPDGVPGDAVVQDDTALAGVPDGFGRLWVPHRMAYIGGENKPADASAGDGCPFCRAPTLSDEDGLVVARGRTAYVLLNLYPYNGGHVLVAPYRHVADYTDLTGDEVAEVAELTRTAMQVLRAVSAPHGFNLGMNQGDVAGAGIAAHLHQHVVPRWPGDANFLPVIGRTRALPELLSDTRARLAAAWPPAPAGDPAGAQRG
- the pdxS gene encoding pyridoxal 5'-phosphate synthase lyase subunit PdxS, encoding MTEEPIPLPNCEATVTSDTTPSAPADAPAVGTARVKRGMAEMLKGGVIMDVVTPEQAKIAEDAGAVAVMALERVPADIRAQGGVARMSDPDLVDGIVNAVSIPVMAKARIGHFVEAQVLQALGVDYVDESEVLTPADYAHHIDKWQFTVPFVCGATNLGEALRRITEGAAMIRSKGEAGTGDVSNATTHMRTIRDEIRRLSSLPEDELFLAAKELQAPYDLVVEVARAGKLPVVLFTAGGIATPADAAMMRQLGAEGVFVGSGIFKSGNPAQRAAAIVKATTFYDDPDVIAKVSRGLGEAMVGINVDDVPVPHRLAERGW